The Aneurinibacillus sp. REN35 nucleotide sequence CATTGTGCATCTAAAAGGACTCGGTCTTCGGACCGGGTCTTTTTTGTGGCATAAGATACAAAACCCCCCTCTCGCTATTTTAGCAAGAGGGGGGTTTATGCTTATACTTTACGCTGTTTTGTAGGAGAGACTGTACTGCTTTGATTTGTTCGTGTCCGACTGACTAGGTGTTCTACATTTTGTTTATAATTCTCTCGTGAGATACTTAGGATAATCCCGATGCTAATCATGTTTAGCAGCAGTGAGGAACCGCCATAGCTGATAAAAGGCAGTGGAACACCTGTAATCGGAATCAGCCCAGTAACACCACCAATGTTAATGAACGCCTGAATAAAAATCATGCTGACAACGCCAACGCCGACAAGCGTAGCGAACGTATCCTTTACACGCAGTGTAATAATAAGGACGCGCCATAAGAAGAGCAGATAGACGAGCATGAAAATAGAAGCCCCGATAAAACCGAGCTCTTCTGCCATAATCGCAAAAATAAAGTCAGTCTGCACTTCAGGAAGGTAGAGATACTTCTCAATGCTTTTCCCAAAGCCGGCACCTGTAATACCGCCGTGTGCAAGTGCAAAATACGAATGCGCTAATTGATAGCCAGTCCCCAAACCATCAAGACCGTCCGCCCAAGGATCGCCGACATTCTGTAGGCGGCTCCAGCGATATGGGGAAAGAAAAACAAACAAAAAGCCTACAATTCCAGCTAGTATGCCAGGGAGAACCAAATGTTTAAGATTGGCTCCGCCGGCAATGATCACCGCAAGAGCTGTCATGCCAAGAATAGCGGCTGAACCGAAATCGGGCTGAATAGCAATAATGCCACAGAACAATCCGACAATGACAAAAACGGGAATCAGCCCTTTTTTAACATCTCGGATATGTTCTCCTTTTTTAGAGATAAGTGCAGCCAGATAAATGATCACTGCAAGCTTTGCAAACTCGGCTGGTTGCAGGGAGCCAATCCCTAGATTAATCCAACTTCTTGCTCCGTTTCTTACAATACCAATCCCCGGAATCAGTACGGCTGCCAGCAGCAAGAAAACAAAAAAAGCAATGCCGACAAAATGCTTCTTATAAAAGGTATAGGGAATATTCATCGTGAATAGCATGAAGATCAAGCCGATGATCGCCCACATTACCTGTTTTTTCATAAAGTAAGTGTCCGTACCGAATTTATCCAGGGAAAAAACAGAACTGGCACTGTAAACAATGACAATCCCAAAACCTACTAGAAAAAGAGTAAGAATAAGGATGGGAAAATCCGGTCTTCCTCTTGTTTTCATATGCTCCTCCGGATATGTAGAATACTGATAAATGTATCAAACTTATTTTTATACTAGTAGTTTACTATACTCTGGCAAGGGAAACAGGGGTATTTTTTACTTTATTTATGATGACAAAAAGTTCAGAATCCGAATTCATCCCACTTTAACAAAGTCTTAACTTGTTTTTAATGTTTATCTTTTAAGATTAAGAGATCATATAAAAGCAATTATGCTCTGGAAGGATGGCGAGTGCCGGAATGCAGGAGAGCCAGTTAAATCAATTGACAAAAGAAGTGGCAGAGATGGCTACCATTGCCCGCTCCGGCTTTTTACAAGCGTGGAGAGCATTTTTGGAAGCAGATCTTGATATGGCAAGAGACGTCATTGTACGCGATGAAAAACTTAATGTATTAGCGGAGAAAATATTTAAAATGAGCTTACGACTCATTGCTCTACAAGCACCTGTGGCCACGGATTTACGTACTATAGGCTCATATTTGAAAATGGTGACTGATTTAGAGCGAATTGGGGACTTATCCGTTTCCATTGCTAAGGTTGTGGTTAGACTGAATGGGGCAGGTTATCATCTTTCATTGTTTGAGATGCCTCTGATGGTCGAGAGAGTAAAAGAGATGTTGGATGTATGTGTGCAAGCGATTGAGAGTGGCGATTTTCGCCGCTTAAGGCTACTCGATGAGATGGACGATGTGATCGATGGGTATTACAGTAAGTGCTTTGACTATATAGAGTGTAATATGGAAAGACAGCCAGAACTAATCAAAGAGGGTGTTCAATTGCTAAAAGTGCTTCAGTCATTGGAGCGGATTGGAGATCATGCAACCAACATTGGAGAATGGTCGCTGTACATGTCTACAGGAAATATTGCTGATCTGAATACGTAAAACGTATAACAAAATAGCGCAAAATAAAGAGGCGATTGTTTATGAGCAGTCGCCTCTTTATTTTTTATGAAGGTGTTTATATTTAGTGTGCTTCCTGTAGAAGCTGATTTAATTCGGCAGGGTCAAATCCTTTGACAGCCTTACCATTGACTACGGTAACGGGAATTCCCATGATGCCGAATGCTTCCACTTCTTTTTGATATTCCTGATTGGACAGGAGATCACGTACTTCAAAGGTATATCCTTTATCAGTTAAATAATTTTTGACCAATTCGCAGGTGCTGCATCCTGGTGCTGAATAAACA carries:
- the ftsW gene encoding putative lipid II flippase FtsW, with the translated sequence MKTRGRPDFPILILTLFLVGFGIVIVYSASSVFSLDKFGTDTYFMKKQVMWAIIGLIFMLFTMNIPYTFYKKHFVGIAFFVFLLLAAVLIPGIGIVRNGARSWINLGIGSLQPAEFAKLAVIIYLAALISKKGEHIRDVKKGLIPVFVIVGLFCGIIAIQPDFGSAAILGMTALAVIIAGGANLKHLVLPGILAGIVGFLFVFLSPYRWSRLQNVGDPWADGLDGLGTGYQLAHSYFALAHGGITGAGFGKSIEKYLYLPEVQTDFIFAIMAEELGFIGASIFMLVYLLFLWRVLIITLRVKDTFATLVGVGVVSMIFIQAFINIGGVTGLIPITGVPLPFISYGGSSLLLNMISIGIILSISRENYKQNVEHLVSRTRTNQSSTVSPTKQRKV
- a CDS encoding glutaredoxin family protein, whose translation is MSIIVYSAPGCSTCELVKNYLTDKGYTFEVRDLLSNQEYQKEVEAFGIMGIPVTVVNGKAVKGFDPAELNQLLQEAH
- the phoU gene encoding phosphate signaling complex protein PhoU — translated: MASAGMQESQLNQLTKEVAEMATIARSGFLQAWRAFLEADLDMARDVIVRDEKLNVLAEKIFKMSLRLIALQAPVATDLRTIGSYLKMVTDLERIGDLSVSIAKVVVRLNGAGYHLSLFEMPLMVERVKEMLDVCVQAIESGDFRRLRLLDEMDDVIDGYYSKCFDYIECNMERQPELIKEGVQLLKVLQSLERIGDHATNIGEWSLYMSTGNIADLNT